From a single Pseudomonas triticicola genomic region:
- a CDS encoding VOC family protein — translation MLDHIFLSVSDIKRSIHFYQAALTPLGITARLDYDGKDGPPGHPDLKGFGAHGRMFFWLREGAVEGQAVHVGFVANSRAEVDIAYAAAIAQGATDNGPPGARLHYDPNYYAANVLDPDGYSLEFVYKNWQHAQ, via the coding sequence ATGCTCGATCATATTTTTCTCTCGGTAAGCGACATCAAGCGCTCGATACACTTTTATCAGGCAGCACTGACGCCGCTTGGCATCACGGCGCGTCTGGATTACGACGGCAAGGACGGGCCTCCGGGTCATCCTGACCTCAAGGGCTTTGGCGCCCATGGCCGAATGTTCTTCTGGCTGCGCGAAGGGGCGGTGGAGGGACAGGCGGTGCACGTAGGTTTCGTCGCCAATAGCCGTGCCGAGGTCGATATCGCCTATGCAGCGGCCATCGCCCAAGGGGCAACAGACAACGGCCCTCCCGGCGCACGTCTGCATTACGACCCGAACTACTACGCGGCCAATGTCCTCGACCCGGACGGCTATAGCCTCGAATTCGTTTACAAGAACTGGCAGCACGCCCAATGA